The Medicago truncatula cultivar Jemalong A17 chromosome 4, MtrunA17r5.0-ANR, whole genome shotgun sequence genome includes a region encoding these proteins:
- the LOC11409833 gene encoding late embryogenesis abundant protein 6, which produces MQSSMEKLKNKASAAKEQADIYKAKIDEKAEKRMARTKEEKVIAHERAKAKEHKAKMELHEAKARHAAEKLHTKKPHYYGHHGPVEGVQQPQPQVVGTKNEPVGVHQPEAVVGNQYQENEPVRVPQPQPQVVETNQYQGNQPLGSIPKPGTVAPTYPLGGGNLPQNNRM; this is translated from the exons ATGCAATCTTCAATGGAGAAGCTGAAAAATAAGGCTAGTGCTGCCAAGGAACAAGCCGACATATATAAAGCTAAAATAGACGAGAAG GCAGAGAAAAGAATGGCAAGAACAAAAGAGGAGAAAGTGATAGCACATGAGCGTGCTAAAGCTAAAGAACATAAAGCAAAGATGGAGCTACATGAAGCTAAAGCAAGGCATGCTGCTGAGAAGCTACACACCAAAAAACCACATTATTATGGTCACCATGGACCAGTTGAGGGGGTTCAACAGCCACAGCCACAAGTGGTAGGAACAAAAAATGAACCAGTTGGGGTTCATCAGCCAGAAGCAGTGGTAGGAAATCAGTACCAAGAAAATGAACCAGTAAGGGTTCCTCAGCCACAACCACAAGTGGTAGAAACAAATCAATACCAAGGAAACCAACCACTTGGGTCAATTCCAAAGCCGGGAACCGTTGCTCCAACTTATCCACTAGGAGGAGGAAACCTTCCACAGAACAATCGCATGTAG